One genomic window of Elaeis guineensis isolate ETL-2024a chromosome 2, EG11, whole genome shotgun sequence includes the following:
- the LOC105043459 gene encoding NAC domain-containing protein 73 translates to MRDKERKMTWCNSCDDDRVIDRSSASSAALISKKSYANVIKTCPSCGHRIQYEEQVAAAAAIQDLPGLPAGVKFDPTDQELLEHLEGKARPDSQKLHPLIDEFIPTIEGENGICYTHPEKLPGVSRDGLIRHFFHRPSKAYTTGTRKRRKVHTDAHGGETRWHKTGKTRPVLAGGKLKGYKKILVLYTNYGKQRKPEKTNWVMHQYHLGSDEEEKDGELVVSKVFYQTQPRQCGSVAKDSTVQGNSRGLNGDDHPILKDASIVDYYNSSLITYNQGGHNRANSPHLIPNFAVHAGGTSYLP, encoded by the exons ATGAGAGATAAAGAGAGAAAGATGACATGGTGCAACAGCTGTGATGATGATCGTGTGATCGACaggagctcggcttcttctgcTGCGTTGATCAGCAAGAAATCTTATGCAAACGTGATCAAGACGTGCCCTTCATGCGGCCACCGCATCCAATATGAGGAACAAGTG GCTGCGGCTGCCGCCATCCAAGATTTGCCTGGGCTACCTGCTGGTGTGAAGTTCGATCCAACCGACCAGGAGCTTCTCGAGCACTTGGAGGGGAAGGCGAGGCCAGATTCGCAAAAGCTTCACCCTCTCATCGATGAGTTTATTCCTACGATCGAAGGCGAGAACGGGATCTGTTACACCCACCCGGAGAAACTCCCCG GAGTGAGCAGGGATGGTCTCATTCGACACTTCTTCCATCGCCCTTCCAAGGCATACACAACAGGGACTAGGAAGCGCAGAAAAGTGCATACAGACGCGCATGGAGGTGAGACACGGTGGCACAAAACCGGCAAGACAAGACCAGTGCTCGCAGGTGGGAAGCTGAAGGGGTACAAGAAGATACTGGTTCTCTACACCAACTACGGTAAACAGCGAAAACCTGAGAAAACTAATTGGGTGATGCACCAATATCACTTGGGCTCTGATGAAGAAGAAAAGGATGGGGAGTTAGTCGTATCAAAGGTATTCTACCAGACGCAACCAAGGCAATGTGGCTCGGTTGCAAAGGATAGTACAGTTCAAGGAAACTCTAGAGGCCTAAATGGGGACGATCATCCCATCCTCAAGGATGCCAGCATCGTGGATTACTATAATTCATCACTAATCACCTACAATCAAGGTGGGCACAATAGAGCAAACTCCCCTCATTTGATACCCAACTTCGCTGTACATGCTGGTGGAACTTCCTATCTTCCCTAA
- the LOC105043479 gene encoding uncharacterized protein, protein MLATTIPLLLLFHTSLALNQEGLLLLRAKRGLDDPSNSLSDWDPRDPTPCNWTGVSCRPASGGGAATVSAVTLPDLGLSGPFPSALCLLPNLSFLSLASNSINSSLPSSSLLPCPSLSHLDLSENLLVGPLPTSLPLLPFLSYLDLSSNNFSGEIPHSFAAFPRLQTLSLVYNLLSGPVPHFLFNLSSLQELNLSYNPFFPSPLPHSFADLASLRVLWLAGCNLVGRIPPAIGRFANLIDLDLSSNSLQGSIPPSLARLSSAVQMELYSNLLSGPIPGGLSNLTNLRFFDASMNQLSGPIPEDIFLAPKLENLNLYENNLTGPIPSTISRCRNLADIRLFSNRLSGPLPADFGKNFPLVFIDISDNSFTGEIPAGICAQGKLEQLLLLDNLFSGSIPDTLGRCRMLTRVRLKNNRLSGDVPNAFWGLPHVYLLELAGNFLSGGISPAISGAGNLSQLLISENQFSGPIPVEIGALSNLSAFSAANNRLTGPLPASLESLAQLWQLDLHNNSLSGDLPAGILSWRKLSQLNLADNSFTGGIPPELGNLPVLNYLDLSGNALTGAIPTQLQNLKLNQFNLSNNQLSGAIPPLFLSGAYKNSFLGNPDLCNDLTKLCRSPHDATEKHRDFLWLLRAIFILSSVIFVAGVAWSYRKYRDYRKGNLGLDKSKWTLTSFYKLGFSEYEILDCLDEDNVIGRGASGKVYKAVLSNGETVAVKKLWFISKKENDDMDQSPDHGFEAEVTTLGKIRHKNIVKLWCCCDHKDCKLLVYEYMPNGSLGDLLHSNKGCLLDWPIRYKIALDSAEGLSYLHHDCVPPIVHRDVKSNNILLDGEFGAKVSDFGVAKTIGKGSKSMSVIAGSCGYIAPEYAYTLRVNEKSDIYSFGVVILELVTGKLPVDPEFGEKDLVKWVCSTMEQRGVDHVIDPKLNICFKDEVCRVLSIGLLCTSALPINRPSMRQVVKMLLEVRPEEKPKPKPKPKPVMKDGQLSPYYYEGNSDPGCIV, encoded by the exons ATGCTTGCCACCACCATCCCCCTCCTACTTCTCTTCCATACCTCCCTCGCTCTCAACCAAGAAGGCCTTCTCCTACTCCGAGCCAAGCGCGGCCTCGACGACCCCTCCAACTCCCTCTCCGACTGGGACCCACGTGACCCCACCCCATGCAACTGGACCGGCGTCTCCTGCCGCCCCGCCTCCGGCGGCGGCGCCGCCACCGTCTCCGCCGTCACGCTCCCCGACCTCGGCCTCTCCGGTCCTTTCCCCTCCGCTCTCTGCCTCCTCCCCaacctctccttcctctccctcGCCTCCAACTCCATCAACTCCTCCCTCCCGTCCTCCTCCCTCCTCCCCTGCCCCTCCCTCTCCCACCTCGACCTATCCGAAAACCTCCTCGTCGGCCCTCTCCcaacctctctccctctcctgccTTTCCTCTCCTATCTCGACCTCTCCAGCAACAACTTCTCTGGCGAAATCCCCCACTCCTTCGCTGCCTTTCCTCGGCTCCAAACTCTCTCCCTCGTCTACAACCTCCTCTCCGGCCCCGTTCCGCACTTCCTCTTCAACCTTTCCTCCCTCCAAGAACTCAACCTCTCCTACAATCCCTtcttcccctcccccctcccccactccttcgccgacctcgccAGCCTCCGCGTCCTCTGGCTCGCCGGCTGCAACCTTGTCGGCCGCATCCCCCCCGCCATCGGCCGTTTCGCCAATCTCATCGACCTCGACCTCTCCTCCAATTCCCTCCAAGGTTCGATCCCCCCTTCCCTCGCCCGACTCTCCTCTGCCGTCCAGATGGAGCTCTACTCAAACTTGCTCTCCGGTCCCATCCCCGGCGGTCTATCTAACCTCACCAACCTTCGGTTCTTCGATGCCTCCATGAACCAGCTCTCCGGCCCCATTCCCGAGGACATCTTCCTTGCTCCCAAGCTTGAAAATCTCAACCTTTATGAGAATAACCTCACCGGACCGATTCCTTCCACCATTTCCCGCTGCCGGAATCTTGCTGATATCCGGCTGTTCTCGAACCGGCTCTCGGGGCCTCTTCCTGCGGATTTTGGCAAGAATTTCCCGCTTGTTTTTATCGACATTTCGGATAATTCCTTCACCGGGGAGATTCCTGCCGGAATTTGTGCACAGGGGAAACTCGAACAGCTTTTGTTGCTGGATAATTTGTTCTCTGGGAGTATTCCGGATACCCTCGGCCGGTGCCGGATGCTGACGCGAGTCCGGCTTAAGAACAACCGGCTGTCCGGCGACGTGCCCAATGCATTCTGGGGGCTGCCCCATGTTTATCTTCTCGAGCTTGCCGGAAACTTTCTATCAGGCGGTATCTCTCCGGCGATCTCTGGTGCCGGCAATCTCTCCCAGCTTCTGATATCCGAGAACCAGTTCAGCGGCCCCATTCCAGTGGAGATTGGAGCTCTGTCAAATCTGTCTGCGTTCTCGGCCGCCAACAATCGGCTGACAGGGCCACTACCGGCATCGCTTGAGAGCTTGGCACAGCTGTGGCAACTCGATCTTCACAACAACTCACTCTCTGGCGACCTCCCCGCAGGAATTCTGTCGTGGAGGAAGCTCAGCCAGCTGAACCTCGCCGACAATTCCTTCACCGGTGGGATCCCGCCGGAGCTCGGGAATCTGCCGGTACTCAACTACCTTGACCTTTCTGGCAATGCTCTCACTGGAGCGATTCCGACCCAGTTGCAGAACCTCAAACTCAACCAATTTAACCTCTCCAATAACCAGCTCTCTGGAGCCATCCCTCCCCTGTTCCTGAGCGGCGCCTATAAAAATAGCTTCTTGGGCAATCCGGACCTGTGCAACGACTTGACTAAGCTCTGCCGAAGCCCTCATGATGCCACCGAGAAGCACCGTGATTTCCTTTGGTTGCTTCGTGCAATCTTCATACTCTCCTCTGTTATCTTTGTTGCTGGGGTGGCATGGTCCTACCGGAAGTATAGGGATTACAGGAAGGGAAATCTTGGACTGGACAAGTCCAAATGGACCTTAACATCATTCTACAAACTGGGTTTCAGTGAGTATGAGATCTTGGATTGTCTCGATGAAGACAACGTAATCGGTAGGGGAGCTTCTGGGAAGGTGTACAAGGCAGTGCTTAGCAATGGAGAGACTGTCGCCGTGAAGAAGCTTTGGTTTATCTCGAAGAAAGAGAATGATGACATGGATCAAAGTCCGGACCATGGCTTTGAAGCGGAGGTCACCACGTTGGGGAAAATTAGACACAAGAACATTGTAAAGTTGTGGTGTTGCTGCGATCATAAGGACTGCAAGCTTCTAGTTTATGAATACATGCCAAACGGGAGTTTAGGAGACTTGCTTCATAGCAACAAGGGGTGTCTATTGGATTGGCCCATTAGGTATAAGATTGCATTAGATTCGGCTGAGGGACTTTCATACCTACACCATGACTGCGTGCCACCAATTGTCCATAGAGATGTTAAATCGAACAATATATTGTTGGATGGGGAGTTTGGTGCAAAAGTGTCGGATTTCGGGGTCGCGAAGACCATTGGAAAGGGGTCGAAATCCATGTCTGTCATTGCTGGTTCGTGCGGATACATTGCCCCAG AATATGCATACACTCTCAGGGTGAATGAGAAGAGCGACATATACAGCTTTGGTGTGGTCATTCTTGAGCTAGTCACTGGGAAGCTCCCTGTAGATCCTGAGTTTGGAGAGAAGGACCTGGTGAAGTGGGTCTGCAGCACAATGGAGCAGAGAGGGGTGGACCATGTAATCGACCCCAAGCTCAATATCTGCTTTAAAGATGAGGTCTGCAGGGTCCTCAGCATTGGTCTCCTTTGCACCAGCGCCCTCCCTATCAACCGGCCGTCGATGAGGCAGGTTGTAAAAATGCTGCTTGAGGTGAGACCTGAGGagaagcccaagcccaagcccaagcccaagcctgtGATGAAGGATGGGCAGCTGTCTCCTTATTACTACGAAGGCAACTCTGATCCGGGTTGCATTGTCTAA